ACGCCAGTGTCGGGGCAATCTTTGATCACATGATGGGCCGTCAACAGGCACCCCGAACAGAGCAGGTAACCTGTGCCCCGTGATTCCGTCGCCTCCACCCAAATTTCCGCAACTTGTGTCTGCACCAATGCCATTACAACTTACTCTCTCTGCGGTCGATGGCATGAGCCTAGCGGGGCTTATTGGCTCCCGTTTGGGAGACCTGAACCGATCCACCTTGGGTAGTCACCGGTTTGAGAGTGAGCTTGACGGTGTGGGTGGTGGCTTTGGAGCGTTTCAGTTCGCCTTCCGCCGAGACTTCTAGGGCAACAACCCCCACATTAAAGCCAGCACTAGCACCGCCTGTACCGCCCTTTTCTTCGGAGATTTCCACTTGGAACTCCAGCTCGATCGGCCCTAGGTCAAATTTAATCGCTTCGTTTTCACCGGCTTTCACAGCAGTCACAATTTCGCTGCGAATTGCCTGAATCGCTTGGGCGATCGGAATTGTAGCCATATTTCTCTCAAGGTTGCAGGGTTGATCTCGTCGGGTCGGGCTGCCGGAGAGGCTGCACACGCTCCGGTGTGACAGCGAAAGATTGCCTTAGTCTAGCAGACCAAGCCCCCCACATCAGGACAGAACAGCCCCCAGGAGAGCCATTCCTAAAGGAACCATGACCCATTGGGATTATCCCGGTAACGGGCGGCATCCTGGGGGGTGCAGGGTTCATCCCAATAATTTCGATCGCTCCGCGCAGGGTTTGGATAGTTCAAATGTACTATATAGCTGCTCAAAAAAATTGAAGAGGGCAAAAGGGCAAGAGGGTTAAAGGGCAAGAGTCCTGGGCGCGGGGCAGGCCACACGAAAACCGAGGTTGAAGCTCCGATGGTCGCGCGAATCGTAGTCCCGATAGGCAGAACGGCAATACCTCGGATCATCGTACCAAGAGCCGCCTCTTCTTATCTTGCTGATAGTACTATTGTTCTGCTCTAACCAAGCACTGCCATCCTCTGGTGCCCCCTGATAATTCCCATGCCAATCATCCTGGCACCACTCCCAGACATTACCGTGCATATCCGACAGGCCAAAGGGGTTGGTGATGGTGTAGTGGTCAACGGGGGTGGTCTGGCCGATCGGTTCTCCCTTTACGCCTTGGGGACCATAGGTTTTTGAACAATCATAGTTGGCCACTTCAGGGCTGAGGGTCTCGCCAAAGTGGAACGGGGTAGTGGTTCCGGCGCGGCAGGCATATTCCCACTCCGCTTCCGTGGGTAGGCGGTAGGGATGCCCCGTCTGGGCAGCGAGACGGACGCAAAATTCCACCGCATCCTCCCAGGAGACCTGTTCCACGGGATGGTTCGGGCCTTTGAAGCGGGATGGGTCTGGATCAAGGTCGTGTTCTTGTTTAGGGAACTCAGCCACAGCTCGCCACTGGGCCTGGGTGATGGGATAGCGACCCATGGCAAAACTAGGCACCGTAACCAGGTGTTGCGGCTTTTCATCGTCATAGTCGCCCTCCTCCCCAGGGGAACCCATCATAAAATCACCCCCTGGAATCCAGATCAACCCAAGAGGGATTGCACCTGCTTCCAGAGATAGAGGTTCTATATGCTGCTGAACAGTGTGAGGCTGGCGGCGCAAACGGAGGGCGGGCATGGGCAAACAGAGACGCAGGGGGAGAAGCCAGGGCACGGTTCGGACTTCCTACTAAGCGACCTGACTTCGGGGTATTTTTGGACAGCTTGCGCCATCACTGGACTAGGTCTGGACTCTTCAAGATGCTCCCGACAGATTCCCATCTGCCAGTTCTGACGCAGAAGAGTGCTGGGCGCGGGGCAGGCCACACGAAAACCGAGGTTGTTGTTCCGATTGTCGCGCGAATTGTTGTTCCGATAGGCAGAACGGCAATTCCTCGGATCATTGTTCCAAGAGCCGCTTTGCGGCCTAGCCCGCTTTCTATGCTACTGGATGGGTTCCAGAAATCCTAGCTTAACTGCCCCTTGCAAATCGTCAAAAGGTTTAGTTCTCCTCCTGGGAGGGGTTAGGGGTGGCGTGGCGTTGGAATAATAACTGTTGCCAAATACGCTGGCGGAGGCGATAGGTGTCGCCGTGGGCGAGGTGTGCTTCCCAACTTTGGAGCCGTGTTATCAGTGCTGGGAGGGTGATATCTCCGTGGGCATAGGCTTTCTGGAGCTGTTTACAACGGCGACGGGCACGATAGAGGTTATCGTTGCGAACTCGAAGACGATCGGGCAAAACCCGAAAGCCGACAAAATTTACACCATGCTGGGTTTCAAAGATTTGGGTCTTGGCGGGATGGAGACGCAGCCGCAGACTTGCTAAGTAGTGGTGAATCTGGTGCTGGGCCTGGATAAGCTGGGGCTTACTATCTGAAAACAAGGCAAAATCATCCACGTAACGGAGATAGGCACCTATTGTGAGCTTCTCTGCAATGAAGTGATCCAAACCATTGAGATAGAAATTGGCAAAAAACTGGCTGGTTAGGTTGCCAATGGGCAACCCTCGTCGCCGCTCCAGAGGACTGAGGAGACTGTCCCCTGGAAAATGCACCACATCAGAGTCTTGGTCATTGCTGCCATCAATAATTTGATCGAGGAGCCAGAGGGTAGGCTGACACTTCAGTTTGCGGCGGAGCTGGGTTTTGAGAATGGTGTGGTCAATGCTGGGGAAGTAGCGGCGGATGTCGCACTGGAGAATGTAGCGGTGGCGACGGGCAAGACGGGTGAAGTGCTTCAGGGCGCGGTGGGTACCATAACCCGTTCGGTTGGCATAGCTTCCCCGTACAAAGCTACGTTCCAAAAGTGGGACTACTACATTACAGACTGCATGATGGACAACCCGATCGCGGTAGGGCGCTGCCGAAATCATTCGGAGCTTGGGGTCATGAATCATAAAGCTGCGATACGGGCCAGGGCGATAGGTCTGGGTGCTTAATTCGTGCTGTAGCCGCAGGAGTTCTGACTCGATGTTGTAATTAAATTCGAGAACATTCTCTCGGTAACGTTTTTGGCGCTGGGCTTGCTTTGCCGCCTGTAACAGGTTCTCGAAGGCAATAATCTGGGTCCATAACCGTCCGTAGCGTTTCATCTGCGTTTCAAGATCCCAGGGTGAGCTGTTGCTTCAACCACCCCCCTAGGTCTATACCAACTCCATTAATTTGTTCGCTGGCGTAGCGGTAGCGATCGATCGACACCAACTCAAAATCCAACAATAGCCGGGTTTGATAGCGCAGCAGATCCAAGCGCACGTTCAGCGCCTTCAACTGTGGTACTTTCTGCTGTTGGTAGCGCACAGCGATCAAGCTTTCCAACAATCCATATAGTTCAGAGACCATTCTGTCACCTAGCTGAAAGCGATGATGACGCGGTAATCGGTTCAAAATTGGCACATACCACTTAATTAAGTCGTAGGTCTTCTGAATAATCGGCAGTTCTTGCTTTTTCATGACTTTAACCTAGATCTCAACCTCTCCACAGTAACCAATAACGGCTTACGGCATCCATTAAGAAGTGTAAATCATTTATATAGTCTCTTTGTACTATATAAATCCGTAAAAAATTTTTAAGAGGGCAAAAGGACAAAAGGGTTAAAGGGCAAGAGTCCTGGGCGCGGGGCAGGCCACACGAAAACCGAGGTCGTAGTCCCGAAGGCCGCGCGAATCGTAGCCCCGATAGGCAGAACGGCAATACCTCGGATCATCGTCCCAAGAGCCGCCCCTTCTTACTTTTATAGTAGTACTATTGTTCTCATCTAGCCAAGCACTGCCATCCTCTGGTGCCCCCTCATAATTCCCGTGCCAATCGTCCTGACACCACTCCCAGACATTGCCGTGCATATCCACTAACCCCCACTGGTTAGCAACCCCGTAGTGATCCACTGCTGTCGTCTCCCCTACCTTCTTCCCCTTCACCCCTCGCGGCCCATAGGTACTTCCACAGCTA
This region of Prochlorothrix hollandica PCC 9006 = CALU 1027 genomic DNA includes:
- a CDS encoding trypco2 family protein encodes the protein MATIPIAQAIQAIRSEIVTAVKAGENEAIKFDLGPIELEFQVEISEEKGGTGGASAGFNVGVVALEVSAEGELKRSKATTHTVKLTLKPVTTQGGSVQVSQTGANKPR
- a CDS encoding formylglycine-generating enzyme family protein gives rise to the protein MPWLLPLRLCLPMPALRLRRQPHTVQQHIEPLSLEAGAIPLGLIWIPGGDFMMGSPGEEGDYDDEKPQHLVTVPSFAMGRYPITQAQWRAVAEFPKQEHDLDPDPSRFKGPNHPVEQVSWEDAVEFCVRLAAQTGHPYRLPTEAEWEYACRAGTTTPFHFGETLSPEVANYDCSKTYGPQGVKGEPIGQTTPVDHYTITNPFGLSDMHGNVWEWCQDDWHGNYQGAPEDGSAWLEQNNSTISKIRRGGSWYDDPRYCRSAYRDYDSRDHRSFNLGFRVACPAPRTLAL
- a CDS encoding RNA-directed DNA polymerase — translated: MKRYGRLWTQIIAFENLLQAAKQAQRQKRYRENVLEFNYNIESELLRLQHELSTQTYRPGPYRSFMIHDPKLRMISAAPYRDRVVHHAVCNVVVPLLERSFVRGSYANRTGYGTHRALKHFTRLARRHRYILQCDIRRYFPSIDHTILKTQLRRKLKCQPTLWLLDQIIDGSNDQDSDVVHFPGDSLLSPLERRRGLPIGNLTSQFFANFYLNGLDHFIAEKLTIGAYLRYVDDFALFSDSKPQLIQAQHQIHHYLASLRLRLHPAKTQIFETQHGVNFVGFRVLPDRLRVRNDNLYRARRRCKQLQKAYAHGDITLPALITRLQSWEAHLAHGDTYRLRQRIWQQLLFQRHATPNPSQEEN
- the avd gene encoding diversity-generating retroelement protein Avd, which codes for MKKQELPIIQKTYDLIKWYVPILNRLPRHHRFQLGDRMVSELYGLLESLIAVRYQQQKVPQLKALNVRLDLLRYQTRLLLDFELVSIDRYRYASEQINGVGIDLGGWLKQQLTLGS